The following coding sequences lie in one Ostrea edulis chromosome 8, xbOstEdul1.1, whole genome shotgun sequence genomic window:
- the LOC125663126 gene encoding fibrinogen-like protein A, which produces MDGEEKMVYCDMTTEGGGWTIIQKRVDGSTDFYRTWDNYKTGFGEPSKNYWIGNDAIHNLTKANNQELRVDITMNSGEKVYSKYSIFRVGDEASKYRIFVNGFSGTARNGFMGLDGRKFSTHDNDNDSSGRMNCASLYGSAWWYAGCGISDLNGKYWISNYQYSMYWSFRRSIKEVIMMIRTKK; this is translated from the exons ATGGATGGTGAAGAAAAGATGGTGTACTGCGACATGACAACGGAAGGAGGAGGATGGACG ATAATCCAAAAAAGAGTGGATGGTTCTACAGATTTTTATAGAACCTGGGACAATTACAAAACTGGATTTGGAGAACCATCCAAGAATTACTGGATTG GAAATGATGCAATCCACAATTTGACTAAGGCGAATAATCAGGAGCTTCGGGTAGATATCACGATGAATTCTGGTGAGAAAGTGTATTCCAAGTACTCCATATTCCGCGTCGGAGATGAGGCCAGTAAATACAGAATCTTCGTCAACGGATTTTCCGGAACGGCGC GAAACGGTTTCATGGGCCTCGATGGAAGGAAGTTCAGTACACACGACAACGATAATGATAGTAGTGGTAGAATGAACTGCGCGTCACTATATGGCAGTGCGTGGTGGTACGCCGGCTGTGGTATCTCCGATCTGAACGGGAAGTACTGGATCTCTAATTACCAGTATTCCATGTATTGGAGTTTTAGGCGCTCAATAAAAGAGGTCATCATGATGATcagaacaaagaaataa